GCTGATCTGCTACACAGTTGCTGTGCAAATATGGGGACTTGCTACTGTCAGTAGCCTACATACAAAACATGCTGCTGTGATCAGAAAGACATGCCACTGCTGTACAATATAGTGTACATGAAGTAGGCCTACCTGTAGCAGATCTATCCAGGTGGAGCTGTGGTTCTGAAAGCGTGCTGCATTGCTAAGGCAAATGCTAACTAAGAATCTAAAGGTTGAACACCCAAGCTCATTGGCAACTAATACAGCAGGAACTAATCAGCTGTGCCCTATAAAGAATGATGTGAATAGTGTGGTACAGCTATGACATCACTTTGTATGCAAAACACAAAAGTGAGTTAGCATTTGATCACTTCCGGTTCCCTCATCTCAAAGCGAAGGGGTTTTGTGAATGGGGTTTtggttaaatggctgaaataaggtctgtggtaaacacaagctcaagacactttcaagttttattctaaaacataatACAACAATATTACCCCACTTGTGATTTTTTGAAGCCTTTACGTGTCTTGAAAAAAGCGATTGCTAACAAGGGGCTAATGGGACTACAGGAGATCATCACGTAGAGCAGGTTACCTCAGTCTGCTTTAACAGTTTCATTATCCTTATAATTGTGCTCTTATAAAACATTCTAACTTAAACTTACtgggaaaatgttttgaaatacAAACTGAAAGAGTTGTCGGAAGCTTAGGGATGACGTTGAAATCGCGGGACCGTGTTTAGCCTGTTTATAGTCTTTAGCTAACCctgcatttaggcttcaaaattctTAAAAGTTGTGTTTGTCTATGATAATTATCTTGATGGAAAAAACGTGTAGgtatcataaacttttgttgatcacagaGCGTATTATTTGCGATAATCCAAAAGCCAATGGGAAAATCCCATTGGATCTTTTTCTTGAGGGAACCAGCGCGACGCTAACTACCGGTTGGCCTACAGtgacgtcatacctgcaccactcttTGCAATCAGGTTGAGTTATGGACCGTATAACCTCCTAGTGTCATATGTCATAAACagtttcatgacagaactttgTATTTCAAACAACAAGTTCAAAACTGGATcttaataatttatataaatgcCATCTTCCAAATTAAAATGACAATTATCAAAACTAAAATGATCACTGTTTATGTGGCACCATGTAAAATTAGACATGAAAACAGTAGACCCCCATTTAAATGTTCCAAAATATCCAGAGTGTTTATGTTTCATGGACTCTTGTTTATTATTTTGAGAAGAGGTGAGCAGTAATAATGTATTCATTTGGGTGTATGCAGTGTCATAATAGAGCCAGACCGCTAGGGGGAGCTCTCGCTAAGGTCTGCGCGAACGTGAGTAACGGAAGAGTGCGTGCAGAAATGAATAGAGAAATGAGTGAATTGAGATGCTCCATTCATAATTGACGCTGTATATCATTCTATGTTTCAGGTAAGATAAATCCTCTGTAATACAAGTTAAAGAGTTCATGAACACTTTTCAGTGACGTTTTAATGTGTTTAGTAGTTCTTGAGTACAAAACAGTGTTTTGACTACCCGTGAATGTAACGCAAGTGTAATGGAGAATAATTGTCGTGAGTTAATGCAGAGAACAGAGATCGCTATACTGTGTACTGTTTATACTGTGAATTGATAGAAGAAAAGGTTGTAAAGAGAGTTAATTTGTTGCCTGTATAATGGATACACGAATCAGTGACTAGTAATGTGAGTTCAGTGAAGCACATGGAGTTTACTAATGTCCGCCATTTTGTGTAAAGTGCGTCATATTTTCGTAGTAGAGTTAACGTAAGCACAAATTAGTTTCTTTTCATGTGAATAGGACAGAAAGAGTCATAAAGTGTGGCACGTGAGAATATCATCATTATTTAGACATATTCAAAGCATGTAATCTATGCTTTAACTGGAAATGTACATACACTGAAAGGGTTTAACATACCAAAGGATTGTTTAAGAGTACAAAATAAGTTacatttagtttcttttgtgttTATTGAGCAAGTGAATGTTTATTGTGACACTGAGTATAAGACATGTTGAAGGAAGAGTGCGTGCAGAAATGAATAGAGAAATGAGTGAATTGAGATGCTCCATTCATAATTGACGCTGTATATCATTCTATGTTTCAGACCATtcttcaaataaatgtgttgcACTGGAAAGACGCCTGTTTCTTTGCAGACCTGTAACATATTTTGGCGAGCCAAACAGCCAGGAGAGGTAGAGCAGCGTGACGAAGACTACCTCTTCATACAGAGACGAGCTTAGATATGGAGAACAGCCAGCACCTCTATGACCGTGTGAGCGCCGAACTCTGGCAGCTAGACGAGGACAATCTGCAAGAGGTTTGTCGATACTTGAAATGTGATGTGTCCTTAGGTAAGCCCAGACGGTGGCTCATCAAGACAATTGAAAGCATGTTGGACGAAATGCAGGAGAACGAGGGGGAAAGTGAggtcattcagtgcttaaaagatCTACTGTCATTCATTAATGAGGTAAAACAAGGAACCACTGATGTGGAAGGGATTATTGAGAAACCAACTCAAGTAAGAGGGCTGGAAGAAAGGTATCTTAGCCCCTCACAAAAAGAGGAGGAAAGTTACTGTAAGGCTGAAAGGATAATAGACAGTCACAAGCCTTTTAAAAGTAACACAAGGCAGGGTAAGAGGATTGAACAGTCTCAGAAATTAACTGAAGTGACTTTGAGAAGAGAATTCAAGATCTGGGGACAGATAGGAGAAAGTGgacaaaaagaaaaattgtCTTACCCTAGTCTAATTCGCCAGATGGAAGTGGGAGTAGAAAAGGGCCACTCTGAGACTGAAATAGTAGAGGCAGTGGTCAGGGCAGTCACTCCAGGGTTACCTCTGAGAGATATGTTGGAGATTAAGCGTGGTCTGACGCTCCAGTCACTATACACCATCTTAAAGGGCCACTATAAAATTGACAGCACAACTGCTCTGTACCACCAGCTCATAAACATATCCCAAGAACCCAGAGAGTCAGTTCAGAATTTTATCTTCAGAGCAATTGAATTGAAAGAGAAATTACTATGGAAAGCTGAGGACGGCGATGATGACCGTTATAGTAGAGATACCATCCAGCGTAAATTTCTGCGTTCAATTGAAACTGGACTAATAAGTGACTCTCTGAAGTTCCAGGTACAGCCCTATCTCAGCAACATCAGGATAACGGATGAGGAGCTAATTGAGGTGGTGAATGAGGCTGCGAAGCTGGATGGTGAGCGACAGGAGAAACTGAAAAGGCTCCATTCAGCTAAACCCCCCCGCATACATGAGTTCCATACCGAACCCCGATCCGAGAACTCACCTGCCCTGGGTGTGCAGCCGGTGAGAGATCCTGGTACTACAATGGCTGTCAAGACTGTAAAAGGAAAGGAATTTAAAGAATGCCATAAGGTCAGTAATGAGGTTCCAGACACTCAGAAGCTTATTGAGGAGTTGAGAGCTGAAATGAGACAGATGATGACAGCTGTAATGGAAGCAAATAAGACATTCTCACCCCGGTACAGAGAGGAACGACGGCGAGGTTGTAAGAAATGTAGGGAAGAGCAAGTAGACGAAACCTGTCAACACTGCTTCAAATGTGGACAAACAGGCCATTTCTCACGTGGATGCAGAGTACAGAGCTCACAGTCGGGAAACGACCATGGACTGCTGAGACGGGGCCATCAGTAGTCCTCCCTGAAGTGTCCCGATCCTCATCACCTATACTTGCTGGGGGGTGCATACAAAATGATCAGCCATCCCAGATGACCAGGTCAAATACTCCCACATTTAATTCAACCTCAGTAAAAGCCACTACCAACCTTTGTACTGTAAAATATCTCCCACCTCAACATGAATCACAGCTCATTAAACTGATTGGGAAACGCTGCTTGGTCAACTGCTGCTTGAATGGTCAGCCAATGGAGGCGCTGTGGGACACAGGGGCGCAAGCTAGCATCGTGAATGATGCTTGGCGACGACAACACCTCCCAGATACCATCATCCAACCCCTGGAAGAGCTGCTAGGAGAGGCAACCCTGACTGGCCTGGCGGCAAACAACACAGAGATTCCATTCATTGGATGGGTGGAGATAAATTTCCAGCTGGATGGAGGACCCTTACCAGCACCATTGTTAAAGGTACCCATGTTAGTGTCCAGTGATTCTACAGTGGCGGAGGACCCAATTATAGGGTACAATGTCATCGAGGAGATAGTGAAACGGATGGAAGGCACGCCAGGGCATCGAGAGAAGAAAATACTACATACGATGAGTTCTGCATTCTCGATCACGCATAGCGAGGCACACACACTAATGAAACTGATCCGTAGTAAGGAGCAAGAGGTAACGGTGGGGGTGGTGAAAATCGGGAGAAAGCGTGTCTACTTGCCTGCGAATCAGGTTATCACCGTCATGGTCCGTGCTCACGTTGGGTCTCAGTATCAGGGCCAAGAACTGCTCTTCTCACCCAGTGAAGAAAGCCCGGTTCAAGATGTAGAATTGAGTGAAGCTGTAGTGAAGATTCCTTCAAGGCACATCAAATATGTACCAATATCCATTGTCAATGCAGCAAAACATAACATCACCCTGCAGAGAAACCACATTTTGGGTCACTTACAGCCCGTGAAAACAGTTTATCCTGTGGCCGTCCAGCCCCCTGGACCAGACAATACCCCGGAAGAGAGAGCCCAAAATGGTAAGCCAACCCCTGTAAAGACCACTGAGAAGTCAAGAGGCCAATCACGTCCGTCTGCCTGGGATCCCCCTGTGAATCTGGACCATCTCACAAAAGCCCAGCAGGACGCTGTGAGAAAAGTATTGAGGGATGAGTGTCAGGCTTTTGCATACAACGACGATGACATTGGTTGCATTCCATCCTTGAAGATGCACATCACACTTCATGACAAAAGGCCTGTGCAGAAAACTTATATGTCTGTCCCAAAGCCCTTGCATGAGGAGGTCAAGGAGTACTTGCAAGATTTGTTGAACAAAGGCTGGGTGACTCCTTCCCGGTCGGCATACTCGTCTCCAGTAGtctgtgtgagaaaaaaagaCGGCAGTCTTCGGTTATGCTGTGACTACCGGGAGCTAAATCAGAAGTCAGTGCCTGATCGCCACCCAATCCCTAGGATACAAGACATGCTGGATGCACTGAGTGGAAGCACTTGGTTTTCGGTTTTAGACCAAGGGAAGGCCTACCATCAGGGCTTCCTGGATGAGGAGAGTCAGCCTCTGTCAGCATTTATAACTCCATGGGGGCTGTATCAATGGACACGCATTCCATTTGGGTTGAAGTCGGCACCCGCCGAGTTTCAAAGAAGTATGGAGAGTTGCTTGTTAGGCCTTAGGGACACAATATGTCAACCTTACTTAGATGACAACTTGGTCCATAGCAACAGTTTCGAGGATCATTTGGCCCATGTGCGTTTGGTGCTACGGCGCTACCAAGAGCATGGTGTAAAGCTCACCCCGAAAAAATGTGAgctgtttaaaaataaagtaagGTTCCTGGGGAAGATGGTATCCAGTGAAGGATATACGATGGACCCAGCGGAGATTGCACCAGTCCAGGCCTTGAAAGAGAAGACGCCTTATACCGTGGGTGATCTAAGAAAGATGTTGGGGTTCCTGTCCTACTACCGTTCTTATATCCCCAACTTTTCACGCATCGCCCAGCCACTGTACCAGCTACTGACAGCGAGAGAAAATGGTTCAGGTGAATCAGGAATGGTGTCGAGGAAAGCAAAACCCACCTGGAAGAGGAAAGAAGGTCATTTGATGTCACGAACGCCCATTGATTGGACGCAAACCCATCAGTCGATACTTAACAACCTCATCGACCACCTAGCAAAACCTCCAATCCTGGGTTTTCCAGATTTCACTCAGTCCTTTGTGCTACACTGCGATGCATCTCAGGAAGGGTTAGGTGCAGTATTGTATCAACGGCAGAATGGGAAGATGGTAGTAATAGCTTATGGATCCAGAACACTGAGTGCCCCAGAGAAAAATTACCACATGCATTCTGGTAAGCTTGAATTTCTGGCATTGAAGTGGGCTGTGTGTGAACGTTTTCGCCATTACTTGTACTATGCACCATCCTTTGTTGTCTACACAGATAACAATCCTCTGACCTATGTGCTTACCACCGCCAAACTGAACGCCACCGGGCACAGATGGGTTGCGCAGCTTGCAGACTTTAACTTTTCCATAAAATATCGACCGGGGAAAAGTAATGCTGACGCAGATGGTCTGTCACGCATGCCGCTGGACATCGACAAGTTTATGGAGCAGTGCACAGAACAGATGCAACCAGAAGTCCTTAAATCGTCAGTGGAAGGGGTGGTAGTGGAGTGTGAGCATCCCTCACAAGGAACAGGGTGGATCCATTTGAGTGCTTTGAGTCTCGTGAGAGAGAGCCACCATGGTGGCTTGGGTCCACCTA
This DNA window, taken from Pseudorasbora parva isolate DD20220531a chromosome 7, ASM2467924v1, whole genome shotgun sequence, encodes the following:
- the LOC137082966 gene encoding uncharacterized protein, which codes for MENSQHLYDRVSAELWQLDEDNLQEFQVQPYLSNIRITDEELIEVVNEAAKLDGERQEKLKRLHSAKPPRIHEFHTEPRSENSPALGVQPVRDPGTTMAVKTVKGKEFKECHKVSNEVPDTQKLIEELRAEMRQMMTAVMEANKTFSPRYREERRRGCKKCREEQVDETCQHCFKCGQTGHFSRGCRVQSSQSGNDHGLLRRGHQ